One genomic segment of Fusobacterium nucleatum includes these proteins:
- the gctA gene encoding glutaconate CoA-transferase subunit A, which produces MSKVMSLHDAIAKYVESGDSLCFGGFTTNRKPYAAVYEIIRQGQTDFIGYSGPAGGDWDMLIGCGRIKAFINCYIANSGYTNVCRRFRDAVEKKHNLLLEDYSQDVIMLMLHASSLGLPYLPVKLMEGSDLEYKWGISAEIRKTIPKLPDKKLERIPNPFKEGEEVIAVPVPRLDTAIISVQKASINGTCSIEGDEFHDIDIAIAARKVIVIAEEIVTEEEIRRDPSKNSIPEFCVDAVVHAPCGCHPSQLYNYYDYDPAFYKMYDSVTKTDEDFQKFIQEWVIDVKDHEGYLAKLGLLRVSKLRVVPGFQYAAKLVKDGE; this is translated from the coding sequence GTGAGCAAAGTAATGTCGTTACATGATGCAATAGCAAAATATGTTGAATCTGGAGATAGTTTATGTTTTGGAGGATTCACAACAAATAGAAAGCCTTATGCGGCTGTTTACGAAATTATTAGACAAGGGCAAACAGATTTTATAGGATATTCTGGTCCGGCAGGTGGAGATTGGGATATGTTAATAGGATGTGGAAGAATAAAAGCTTTCATAAACTGTTATATAGCTAACTCAGGATATACTAATGTTTGTAGAAGATTCAGAGATGCAGTAGAAAAGAAACATAATTTATTATTAGAAGATTATTCTCAAGATGTTATTATGTTAATGTTACATGCTTCTTCATTAGGTTTACCATATTTACCAGTAAAATTAATGGAAGGTAGTGACTTAGAATATAAATGGGGAATAAGTGCAGAAATCAGAAAGACAATTCCTAAATTGCCTGACAAGAAATTAGAAAGAATACCTAATCCTTTTAAAGAAGGAGAAGAAGTAATAGCAGTTCCAGTTCCAAGACTAGATACAGCTATAATTTCTGTTCAAAAAGCTTCTATTAATGGAACTTGCTCAATAGAAGGAGATGAATTCCATGACATAGATATAGCTATTGCTGCAAGAAAAGTTATAGTTATAGCAGAAGAAATTGTAACAGAAGAAGAAATAAGAAGAGATCCTTCTAAAAACTCAATACCAGAATTTTGTGTAGATGCAGTAGTTCATGCACCTTGTGGATGTCACCCATCTCAACTTTATAACTATTATGACTATGACCCTGCTTTCTATAAAATGTATGATTCTGTAACTAAAACAGATGAAGATTTCCAAAAATTTATACAAGAATGGGTTATAGATGTTAAGGATCATGAAGGATACTTAGCTAAATTAGGTTTACTAAGAGTAAGTAAATTAAGGGTAGTACCAGGATTCCAATATGCTGCAAAATTAGTTAAGGATGGTGAATAA
- the gctB gene encoding glutaconate CoA-transferase subunit B encodes MAKNYKNYTNKEMQAITIAKEIKDGQIVIVGTGLPLIGATVAKNKFAPNCKLIVESGLMDCSPIEVPRSVGDLRLMGHCAVQWPNVRFIGFETNEYLNGNDRMIAFIGGAQINPYGDLNSTIIGDDYVKPKTRFTGSGGANGIATYSNTVIMMQHEKRRFIDKIDYVTSVGWAGGPGGREKLGLPGNRGPLAVVTDKGILRFDEKTKRMYLAGYYPGVTIEDIVENTGFEIDTSRAVQLEAPSEEIIKMIREDIDPGQAFIKVPVEE; translated from the coding sequence ATGGCAAAGAATTATAAAAACTATACAAATAAAGAAATGCAAGCTATTACCATTGCTAAAGAAATTAAAGATGGACAAATAGTTATTGTAGGAACAGGATTACCTTTAATAGGAGCAACTGTTGCTAAAAATAAATTTGCCCCTAATTGTAAACTAATAGTTGAAAGTGGGTTAATGGATTGTAGCCCAATAGAAGTTCCAAGAAGTGTTGGAGATTTAAGACTTATGGGACACTGTGCTGTTCAATGGCCAAATGTAAGATTTATAGGATTTGAAACTAATGAATACTTAAATGGAAATGATAGAATGATAGCTTTCATAGGAGGAGCTCAAATAAATCCTTATGGAGATTTAAACTCAACTATTATTGGTGATGATTATGTAAAACCAAAAACAAGATTTACAGGAAGTGGAGGAGCTAATGGTATAGCTACTTACTCAAATACTGTAATAATGATGCAACATGAAAAAAGAAGATTTATAGATAAAATTGACTATGTAACAAGTGTTGGATGGGCAGGAGGACCAGGAGGAAGAGAAAAATTAGGACTTCCTGGAAATAGAGGACCACTTGCTGTTGTTACAGACAAAGGTATTTTAAGATTTGATGAAAAAACTAAGAGAATGTACTTAGCAGGATATTATCCAGGAGTTACAATAGAAGATATAGTTGAAAACACTGGATTTGAAATTGATACTTCAAGAGCAGTGCAATTAGAAGCTCCAAGTGAAGAAATCATAAAAATGATAAGAGAAGACATAGATCCAGGACAAGCATTTATAAAAGTTCCAGTGGAAGAATAA
- a CDS encoding acyl-CoA carboxylase subunit beta — MNYSMPKYFQNMPQVGKALANIDEANENAVKEIEAAIADSIAAMQDSGTPDEKIHDKDQMTALERVAELVDEGTWYPLNTLYNPEDFETGTGIVKGLGRIGGKWAVVVASDNKKIVGAWVPGQADNLLRASDTAKCLGIPLVYVLNCSGVKLDEQEKVYANRRGGGTPFFRNAELQQLGVPVIVGIYGTNPAGGGYHSISPTILIAHKDANMAVGGAGIVGGMNPKGYIDMEGAIQIAEATMAAKKVEVPGTIHVHYDKTGFFREVYDDEIGVIDGIKKYMDYLPAYDLEFFRVDEPTEPALDPNDLYSIIPMNQKKIYNIYDVIGRLFDNSEFSEYKKGYGPEVVTGIAKVDGLLVGVVANAQGLLMNYPEYREKAVGIGGKLYRQGLIKMSEFVTLCSRDRLPIVWLQDTSGIDVGNPAEEAELLGLGQSLIYSIENSHVPQIEITIRKGSAAAHYVLGGPQGNNTNAFSLGTAATEVYVMNGETAASAMYSRRLAKDYKAGKDLQPTIDKMNQLINEYTAKSRPAYCAKTGMVDEIVPLYDLRGYISAFANAVYQNPKSICAFHQMILPRAIREFETYTKK, encoded by the coding sequence ATGAATTATTCAATGCCTAAATATTTTCAAAATATGCCACAAGTAGGAAAGGCACTAGCTAATATTGATGAAGCTAATGAAAATGCAGTAAAAGAAATTGAAGCAGCAATTGCTGATAGCATTGCAGCAATGCAAGATTCAGGAACTCCTGATGAAAAAATTCATGATAAAGATCAAATGACTGCATTAGAAAGAGTAGCAGAATTAGTAGATGAAGGAACTTGGTATCCTTTAAATACTCTATACAATCCTGAAGACTTTGAAACTGGAACAGGTATAGTAAAAGGGTTAGGAAGAATTGGTGGAAAATGGGCAGTAGTTGTAGCTTCTGATAATAAGAAAATAGTTGGAGCTTGGGTTCCAGGACAAGCTGATAACTTATTAAGAGCATCAGACACAGCTAAATGCTTAGGGATTCCATTGGTATATGTACTAAATTGTAGTGGTGTTAAACTTGATGAACAAGAAAAAGTTTATGCAAACAGAAGAGGTGGAGGAACTCCATTCTTCCGTAATGCTGAATTACAACAATTAGGAGTACCTGTAATAGTTGGAATCTATGGAACTAACCCAGCAGGAGGAGGATATCATAGTATCAGTCCTACAATATTAATAGCTCATAAAGATGCTAATATGGCAGTTGGAGGAGCAGGAATTGTTGGGGGAATGAATCCAAAAGGGTATATAGATATGGAAGGAGCTATTCAAATAGCTGAAGCTACAATGGCTGCTAAAAAAGTTGAAGTTCCAGGAACTATCCATGTTCATTATGATAAAACTGGTTTTTTTAGAGAAGTTTATGATGATGAAATTGGAGTTATAGATGGAATTAAGAAATATATGGATTACCTACCAGCTTATGATTTAGAATTTTTCAGAGTTGATGAACCAACTGAGCCAGCTCTTGATCCAAATGATTTATACTCAATAATTCCAATGAATCAAAAGAAAATCTATAACATCTATGATGTAATTGGACGTTTATTTGATAACAGTGAATTTTCTGAATATAAAAAAGGATATGGACCAGAAGTTGTAACAGGAATTGCAAAAGTTGATGGATTATTAGTAGGAGTTGTTGCAAATGCACAAGGACTATTAATGAATTATCCTGAATATAGAGAAAAAGCAGTTGGAATTGGTGGTAAACTATATCGTCAAGGACTTATTAAAATGAGTGAATTTGTAACTCTTTGCTCAAGAGATAGATTACCAATAGTTTGGTTACAAGATACAAGTGGTATAGATGTAGGAAATCCTGCTGAAGAAGCTGAATTATTAGGATTAGGACAATCTTTAATCTACTCAATAGAAAATTCACATGTACCTCAAATAGAAATTACTATTAGAAAAGGTTCAGCAGCAGCTCACTATGTATTAGGTGGACCACAAGGCAATAATACAAATGCTTTCTCATTAGGAACAGCAGCAACAGAAGTATATGTAATGAATGGAGAAACAGCAGCTTCTGCAATGTATTCAAGAAGACTTGCAAAAGATTATAAAGCTGGAAAAGATTTACAACCTACAATAGATAAGATGAATCAATTGATAAATGAATACACAGCTAAATCAAGACCAGCATACTGTGCAAAAACAGGTATGGTTGATGAAATAGTGCCTTTATATGATTTAAGAGGATATATCTCTGCATTTGCTAATGCAGTATATCAAAATCCAAAATCAATTTGTGCATTCCATCAAATGATTTTACCAAGAGCAATAAGAGAATTTGAAACTTATACAAAGAAATAA
- a CDS encoding sodium/glutamate symporter, with product MKELNFDMFTTLMLAVLAIYFGDFLRKIFPILKKYCLPASVVGGTVFALISLLLFKMGIVQLDFDYKAINQLFYCIFFAASGAAASMALLKKGGKLVLIFAILAAVLAAFQNGVALAVGKFMNVDPLISMMTGSIPMTGGHGNAASFAPEAVKAGAVAAKEVALAAATFGLISGCMLGGPFGNFLVKRFKLEGSTSNEQAMGEIDVEGESGNLLVDKPNIIQAVFLMCIAIGIGKIIELGLKSIQENTGWKVALPIHVCCMFAGIVIRLIYDRKEGNHDVLYESIDIVGEFSLALFVSMSIITMKLWQLSGLGLALVVLLIAQLILILTFCYFLTFRLLGKNYDAAVMAVGHMGFGLGAVPVSMTTMQAVCKKYRYSKLAFFVVPVIGGFISNLTNAVIITKFLDLAKDLHTIWIS from the coding sequence ATGAAAGAATTAAATTTTGATATGTTTACAACACTTATGTTAGCTGTGTTAGCAATCTACTTTGGAGATTTTTTAAGAAAAATATTTCCAATTTTGAAAAAATATTGTTTACCAGCTTCTGTTGTTGGTGGAACAGTATTTGCTTTAATATCATTATTACTTTTTAAAATGGGAATAGTTCAGTTAGATTTTGATTACAAAGCAATAAATCAATTGTTCTATTGTATATTCTTTGCAGCAAGTGGAGCAGCAGCAAGTATGGCACTTTTGAAAAAAGGTGGGAAATTAGTTCTGATATTTGCAATTTTAGCAGCAGTGTTAGCAGCTTTCCAAAATGGAGTAGCATTAGCTGTAGGTAAGTTTATGAATGTAGATCCATTAATTTCAATGATGACAGGAAGTATACCTATGACAGGTGGACATGGAAATGCAGCATCATTTGCACCAGAGGCAGTTAAGGCTGGAGCAGTAGCAGCTAAGGAAGTTGCATTAGCAGCAGCTACATTTGGATTAATTTCGGGTTGTATGCTTGGAGGACCTTTTGGAAATTTCTTAGTAAAGAGATTTAAGTTGGAAGGTTCTACATCAAATGAACAAGCAATGGGTGAAATAGATGTAGAAGGTGAATCAGGAAATTTATTAGTTGATAAGCCAAACATTATTCAAGCTGTATTTTTAATGTGTATTGCAATAGGGATAGGAAAAATAATAGAACTAGGACTTAAATCTATACAAGAAAATACTGGTTGGAAAGTGGCACTACCAATACATGTATGTTGTATGTTTGCAGGGATTGTGATAAGACTGATTTATGATAGAAAAGAAGGAAATCATGATGTTTTATATGAATCAATTGATATAGTTGGAGAATTCTCATTAGCATTATTTGTTTCTATGTCAATTATTACTATGAAATTATGGCAATTATCTGGATTAGGATTAGCATTAGTGGTATTATTAATTGCACAATTAATATTAATTCTAACATTCTGTTATTTCTTAACATTTAGATTATTAGGAAAGAACTACGATGCAGCAGTTATGGCAGTTGGACACATGGGATTTGGATTAGGAGCAGTTCCTGTATCTATGACTACTATGCAAGCTGTTTGTAAAAAATATAGATATTCTAAGTTAGCATTCTTTGTAGTTCCAGTAATTGGAGGATTTATAAGTAATCTTACAAATGCAGTAATAATCACAAAATTCTTAGATTTAGCTAAGGATTTACATACTATATGGATAAGTTAA
- a CDS encoding acyl-CoA dehydratase activase has protein sequence MSNVFTMGIDVGSTASKCIILKDGKEIVAKSVISVGTGTSGPARAMKEALEQVGLSSVNELQGAVATGYGRNSLAEVPAQMSELSCHAKGAYFLFPNVHSIIDIGGQDSKALKIGDNGMLENFVMNDKCAAGTGRFLDVIAKVLEVDLEDLEKLDEKSTVDVAISSTCTVFAESEVISQLAKGTKIEDIVKGIHTAIASRVGSLAKRIGIKDDVVMTGGVALNKGMVRALEKNLGFKLHTNEYCQLNGAIGAALFAYQKYTMTHQ, from the coding sequence ATGAGTAATGTTTTTACTATGGGAATAGATGTTGGATCAACAGCATCTAAATGTATAATATTAAAAGATGGTAAAGAAATCGTTGCAAAATCTGTTATATCAGTAGGGACAGGAACCAGTGGACCAGCTAGGGCAATGAAAGAGGCATTAGAACAAGTTGGGTTATCTTCTGTCAATGAGCTTCAAGGAGCAGTAGCAACTGGTTATGGAAGAAACTCATTAGCAGAAGTACCAGCTCAAATGTCTGAATTATCTTGTCATGCAAAAGGAGCATATTTTCTATTTCCAAATGTTCACTCAATTATAGATATTGGTGGTCAAGATTCAAAAGCATTGAAAATTGGAGACAATGGAATGCTTGAAAATTTTGTTATGAATGATAAGTGTGCTGCAGGAACAGGAAGGTTTTTAGATGTAATTGCAAAGGTTTTAGAAGTAGACTTAGAAGACTTAGAGAAATTAGATGAAAAATCTACTGTTGATGTAGCAATAAGTTCAACTTGTACTGTATTTGCAGAATCAGAAGTAATTTCACAACTTGCTAAGGGCACGAAGATTGAAGATATAGTAAAAGGAATTCATACTGCTATAGCTAGCCGTGTCGGAAGCTTGGCAAAAAGAATAGGTATAAAAGATGATGTTGTTATGACTGGTGGAGTTGCACTTAATAAGGGTATGGTTAGAGCCTTGGAAAAAAATCTAGGTTTTAAATTACATACAAATGAATATTGTCAATTAAATGGGGCAATCGGTGCAGCATTATTTGCTTATCAAAAATATACAATGACTCATCAATAA
- a CDS encoding 2-hydroxyacyl-CoA dehydratase subunit D encodes MAGKMEKLPNKKPRPIEGHKPAAAILRGVVDKVYANAWEAKKRGELVGWSSSKFPIELAKAFDLNVVYPENHAASTAAKKDGLRLCQAAEDMGYDNDICGYARISLAYAAGEPTDSRRMPQPDFLLCCNNICNMMTKWYENIARIHNIPLIMIDIPFSNTVDTPEEKVDYLIGQFDHAIKQLEELTGKKFDEKKFEDACARANRTAAAWLKSCKYMGYKPSPLSGFDLFNHMADIVAARCDEEAAMGFELLADEFEQSIKEGTSTWEYPEEHRILFEGIPCWPGLKPLFEPLKDNGVNVTAVVYAPAFGFRYNNVREMAAAYCKAPCSVCIETGVEWRETMAKENGISGALVNYNRSCKPWSGAMPEIERRWKEDLGIPVVHFDGDQADERNFSTEQYNTRVQGLVEIMQERKEEKLAKGEEVYTNFENTKETDWSKPTLKD; translated from the coding sequence ATGGCTGGAAAAATGGAAAAATTACCTAATAAAAAACCTAGACCAATAGAAGGACATAAACCTGCTGCGGCTATATTAAGAGGTGTTGTTGATAAAGTTTATGCAAATGCTTGGGAAGCAAAAAAGAGAGGAGAATTAGTTGGGTGGAGTTCATCTAAATTCCCTATTGAACTTGCTAAGGCATTTGACTTAAATGTTGTATATCCTGAAAACCATGCTGCATCAACAGCTGCTAAAAAAGATGGATTAAGACTTTGTCAAGCTGCTGAAGATATGGGATATGACAATGATATTTGTGGATATGCAAGAATCAGTTTAGCTTATGCTGCTGGTGAACCAACAGATTCAAGAAGAATGCCTCAACCAGACTTCTTATTATGTTGTAACAATATCTGTAATATGATGACTAAATGGTATGAAAATATAGCAAGAATTCATAATATTCCATTAATAATGATTGATATACCATTTTCAAATACAGTAGATACACCAGAAGAAAAAGTTGATTATTTAATAGGACAATTTGATCATGCTATTAAACAATTAGAAGAATTAACAGGAAAGAAATTTGATGAAAAGAAATTTGAAGATGCTTGTGCAAGAGCTAATAGAACAGCAGCAGCTTGGTTAAAATCTTGTAAATATATGGGTTATAAACCATCTCCATTAAGTGGATTTGACTTATTTAACCATATGGCAGACATTGTTGCAGCAAGATGTGATGAAGAAGCTGCTATGGGATTTGAATTACTTGCAGATGAATTTGAACAATCTATTAAAGAAGGAACATCTACTTGGGAATATCCAGAAGAACATAGAATCCTATTTGAAGGAATTCCTTGTTGGCCAGGATTAAAACCATTATTTGAACCTTTAAAAGATAATGGAGTAAATGTTACTGCAGTTGTTTATGCACCAGCATTTGGATTTAGATATAATAATGTAAGAGAAATGGCAGCAGCATACTGTAAAGCACCTTGTTCTGTATGTATAGAAACTGGTGTTGAATGGAGAGAAACTATGGCTAAAGAAAATGGTATAAGTGGAGCACTTGTAAACTATAACCGTAGTTGTAAACCTTGGAGTGGTGCAATGCCTGAAATAGAAAGAAGATGGAAAGAAGATTTAGGAATTCCAGTTGTTCACTTTGATGGAGACCAAGCTGATGAAAGAAACTTCTCAACAGAACAATATAATACAAGAGTACAAGGACTTGTTGAAATAATGCAAGAAAGAAAAGAAGAAAAATTGGCTAAAGGTGAAGAAGTTTATACAAACTTTGAAAATACTAAGGAAACTGACTGGTCTAAACCAACTTTAAAAGACTAA
- a CDS encoding 2-hydroxyacyl-CoA dehydratase subunit D → MAEIKELLEQFKYYAENPRKQLDKYLAEGKKAVGIFPYYAPEEIVYAGGMVPFGVWGGQGPIEKAKDYFPTFYYSLALRCLEMALDGTLDGLSASMVTTLDDTLRPFSQNYKVSAGRKIPMVFLNHGQHRKEEFGKKYNAKIFNNAKEELEKICDVKITDENLKKAFKVYNENREEKRKFIKLAAKHPQSIKASDRSNVLKSSYFMLKDEHTDLLRQLNQKLEALPEEQWDGVRVVTSGIITDNPGLLEVFDNYKVCVVADDVAHESRALKIDIDLSIADPMLALADQFARMDEDPLLYDPDIYKRPKYVLDLVKENNADGCLLFMMNFNDTEEMEYPSLKQAFDEAKVPLIKMGYDQQMVDFGQVKTQLETFNELVQLSRF, encoded by the coding sequence ATGGCTGAAATTAAGGAATTGTTAGAACAATTTAAGTACTATGCAGAAAATCCCAGAAAGCAACTAGATAAATACCTTGCTGAAGGTAAAAAAGCAGTAGGAATATTCCCTTATTATGCACCAGAAGAAATAGTTTATGCAGGTGGAATGGTTCCATTTGGTGTATGGGGAGGACAAGGGCCTATTGAAAAAGCAAAGGATTATTTCCCTACTTTCTACTACTCATTAGCTTTAAGATGTTTAGAAATGGCTTTAGATGGAACTTTAGATGGTCTATCTGCATCAATGGTTACTACATTAGACGATACATTAAGACCATTTTCACAAAACTATAAAGTAAGTGCAGGAAGAAAAATACCTATGGTATTTTTAAATCATGGACAACATAGAAAAGAAGAATTTGGTAAAAAATACAATGCAAAAATTTTTAATAATGCTAAAGAAGAATTAGAAAAAATTTGTGATGTAAAAATTACTGATGAAAACTTGAAAAAAGCATTTAAAGTCTATAATGAAAATAGAGAAGAAAAAAGAAAATTTATAAAACTTGCTGCTAAACATCCACAAAGTATAAAAGCATCTGATAGATCTAATGTCTTAAAGAGTTCATATTTTATGTTAAAAGATGAACATACAGATTTATTAAGACAATTAAATCAAAAATTAGAAGCTCTTCCTGAAGAACAATGGGATGGAGTAAGAGTTGTTACAAGTGGAATTATCACTGATAACCCAGGACTTTTAGAAGTATTTGATAACTACAAAGTATGTGTAGTTGCAGATGATGTGGCTCATGAATCAAGAGCATTAAAAATTGATATAGATTTATCAATAGCTGACCCAATGTTAGCTCTTGCTGATCAATTTGCTCGCATGGATGAAGATCCTTTACTTTATGATCCTGATATCTATAAAAGACCTAAATATGTATTGGATTTAGTAAAAGAAAATAATGCAGATGGTTGCTTGTTATTTATGATGAATTTCAATGACACCGAAGAAATGGAATATCCATCATTAAAACAAGCATTTGATGAAGCAAAAGTTCCATTAATTAAAATGGGATATGATCAACAAATGGTGGACTTTGGACAAGTTAAGACTCAACTTGAAACATTTAATGAATTAGTACAATTAAGTAGATTCTAG
- a CDS encoding leucine-rich repeat domain-containing protein, whose amino-acid sequence MDQNIWEYDDFIFKGDELKGMTQKGKDKVKVEGKTDLVIPELTPDGLPLKKIADNAFYRRGLTSVIIPNTVESIGYDAFGVCKLKEVKLPEALINIEGFAFYRNKLTKVEFGSKVKRLEPSSFAMNELPELNLPESLEYIGASAFYKNALETVSFPKSVTKIDMYAFRKNNLHKVEVANSVDLHKFAFETFTAVERF is encoded by the coding sequence ATGGATCAAAATATATGGGAATATGATGATTTTATTTTTAAAGGTGATGAACTAAAAGGAATGACTCAAAAAGGTAAGGATAAAGTAAAAGTTGAAGGTAAAACTGATTTAGTAATTCCTGAATTAACTCCTGATGGACTACCTTTAAAAAAGATAGCTGATAATGCTTTTTATAGAAGAGGATTAACTTCAGTAATAATTCCTAATACAGTGGAAAGTATTGGTTATGATGCTTTTGGAGTTTGTAAATTAAAAGAAGTTAAATTACCAGAAGCATTGATAAATATAGAAGGTTTTGCTTTTTATAGAAATAAATTAACTAAGGTTGAATTTGGAAGCAAAGTAAAAAGATTAGAACCAAGTTCATTTGCTATGAATGAACTTCCAGAATTAAATTTACCTGAATCATTAGAATATATAGGAGCATCAGCTTTCTATAAAAATGCTTTAGAAACAGTAAGTTTTCCAAAATCTGTTACTAAAATAGATATGTATGCTTTTAGGAAGAATAACCTTCATAAGGTAGAAGTAGCAAATTCTGTTGATTTACATAAATTTGCTTTTGAAACTTTTACAGCTGTTGAAAGATTTTAG
- the relB gene encoding type II toxin-antitoxin system RelB family antitoxin: MGTTATLRLDETEKAIIQNYASSKGMTMSEFMKKVVLDYIEDEYDLKIYKEYLKEKENGTLKTYSHKEVWGE, from the coding sequence ATGGGAACAACAGCAACATTGAGATTAGATGAAACAGAAAAAGCAATTATACAGAATTATGCAAGTAGTAAAGGAATGACTATGTCTGAATTTATGAAAAAAGTAGTTCTTGATTATATTGAAGATGAATATGATTTAAAAATTTATAAAGAATATTTAAAAGAAAAAGAAAATGGAACTTTAAAGACTTATTCACATAAAGAAGTTTGGGGAGAATAG
- a CDS encoding type II toxin-antitoxin system RelE/ParE family toxin, whose product MKYDVEYSKTAVNTIKKMDSSTSKLIKTWIEKNLINTENPRIKGKALTGDLKGLWRYRVEDYRILAEIQDDKIVILILDIGHRSKIYL is encoded by the coding sequence ATGAAATATGATGTGGAATACTCTAAAACTGCTGTGAATACCATAAAGAAAATGGATAGTTCAACTTCAAAGTTAATAAAAACTTGGATAGAAAAAAATTTAATAAATACAGAAAATCCTAGAATAAAAGGAAAGGCATTAACTGGTGATTTAAAAGGATTGTGGCGTTATAGAGTAGAAGATTATAGGATATTAGCTGAAATTCAAGATGATAAAATAGTTATCTTAATCTTAGATATAGGACATAGAAGTAAAATATATTTATAA
- a CDS encoding HAD family hydrolase: protein MKNIKMLVLDVDGTLTDGKIYVDDKDNSFKAFNVKDGFALVNWLKLGGEVAILTGKKSNIVERRAKELGIKYVIQGSKNKTQDLKILLDRLNITFENTAYMGDDLNDLGVMKNVGLAACPKDSIQEVLEISNFVSSKNGGDGAVREFLEYIMKNNGMWKKILEKYSNE, encoded by the coding sequence ATGAAAAATATAAAAATGTTAGTCCTTGATGTTGATGGAACTTTAACAGATGGAAAAATCTATGTTGATGATAAAGATAACTCTTTTAAAGCCTTTAATGTAAAAGATGGCTTTGCTCTTGTAAATTGGCTAAAACTCGGTGGAGAAGTTGCTATATTAACAGGAAAAAAATCTAACATTGTAGAAAGAAGAGCTAAGGAGCTTGGAATAAAATATGTTATTCAAGGTTCTAAAAATAAAACACAGGATTTAAAAATTTTATTGGATAGATTGAACATAACTTTTGAGAACACAGCCTATATGGGAGATGATTTAAATGATTTAGGAGTTATGAAAAATGTAGGTCTAGCTGCTTGCCCTAAGGATTCTATACAGGAAGTATTAGAAATTTCTAATTTTGTTTCTTCTAAAAATGGTGGAGATGGTGCTGTAAGAGAATTTTTAGAGTATATCATGAAAAATAATGGAATGTGGAAAAAAATATTAGAAAAATATTCTAATGAGTGA
- the ruvC gene encoding crossover junction endodeoxyribonuclease RuvC: MRVIGIDPGTAIVGYGIIDFDKNKYSIVDYGVVLTSKDLSTEERLEIVYDEIDKILKKYKPEFMAIEDLFYFKNNKTVISVAQARGVILLAGKQNNIAITSYTPLQVKIGITGYGKAEKKQVQQMVQKFLELSEIPKPDDAADALAICITHINSLSSKLSFGGTNNLKKIVVPSGTNKISLEEYKNLLKK; the protein is encoded by the coding sequence ATGCGTGTTATAGGAATTGATCCAGGTACAGCAATAGTTGGATATGGAATTATAGATTTTGATAAAAATAAATATTCAATAGTTGACTATGGAGTTGTACTCACTTCTAAGGATTTAAGTACAGAAGAAAGATTAGAGATTGTATACGATGAAATAGATAAAATTTTAAAGAAATATAAACCTGAATTTATGGCAATAGAAGATTTATTTTATTTTAAAAATAATAAGACTGTAATTTCTGTTGCTCAAGCAAGGGGTGTTATTTTACTTGCAGGAAAACAAAATAACATTGCTATAACAAGCTATACCCCACTTCAAGTTAAAATAGGAATTACAGGTTATGGTAAAGCTGAAAAAAAACAAGTACAACAAATGGTGCAAAAATTTTTAGAACTTTCTGAAATACCTAAACCTGATGATGCTGCAGATGCCTTAGCTATTTGTATCACTCATATAAATTCATTGAGCTCTAAATTAAGTTTTGGAGGAACAAATAATTTAAAGAAAATAGTAGTTCCTTCTGGTACAAATAAAATATCTCTTGAAGAATACAAAAATTTATTAAAGAAATAA